A window from Malania oleifera isolate guangnan ecotype guangnan chromosome 7, ASM2987363v1, whole genome shotgun sequence encodes these proteins:
- the LOC131160343 gene encoding WPP domain-associated protein, with translation MEAAAATLCGDASVQLCNGAKGSENLGDDLLEDLDSYLEDLNDRLTISRMVSDSVIKGIVSAVEQEASERIAEKELEMVGLKETLHLYCVGEDKNGSLGFQVPSHKRTSVKQGLPLSFSGTLEEHDRMRQSLNSLRIAAKGQFKNLKKEIDQMRGCSSIKRISSNSELVGLGGILDEKVSGKWMDVDRALQNLKTTLDAVYKQVDDMVYMSKASLSEWQQEKEFQGEVEAMVIRNSICSLQEEFEEKLWDQNAQFCGIQIVSWLEKFNEISSLRQELDTISKLLSSPEIGHLISHGYESSEEWNNAKRTDHFHRKVSGSLWEGNGKHGDSKITLPENLESSQLKHMSKEELFKYFKAEMTKMKRNHESQVQEMTEEYFILKRELFKEREASLLLRKDKEFDVLKKKIPQVISKLEYVLLENEKLPSGCSKGESLGGLKDRLDALLSENRKLRDLLTDKKKEVKCLTMLVSDAAEKKSKHSLAEANYSKMIGNFKCAIEDAHIEAFVSDEVYKCVLREVTGQIRCDTEQSDLESVIMQDICGIIFREAVHDAEAAVECGIGDSDMQSMIMQELCKIIFREAFKDAAAEVNILKTKYVSENDLRMSLEGKVLEVERALKSENEEKERLKQEMLLMALSMEEKDKSELEIVTALQKEKEQFDLTSQELHRLREQVSQQQMLISDGSKESDLMKSKLVEALVKIDLYEGEISTLNQKLDLTLEEFRETDEKRRVLLGVVQEKQNILALAKTEDCDNRKKLESIITLAHGLLKAIADLECRVMETIKRNSFRLEDSTSQLSSLIQRAIVLRRTGVLYKQRLEKRCSDLQKAEAEVDLLGDEADALLSLLEKIYIALDHYSPILQHYSGIMEILKLIRRELSGESIKQV, from the exons ATGGAGGCTGCCGCTGCCACTTTATGTGGTGATGCGTCAGTGCAGCTTTGCAATGGTGCTAAAGGGAGTGAGAATTTGGGTGACGACCTCCTTGAGGACTTAGATTCGTATTTGGAAGATCTCAATGATCGGTTGACAATCTCTAGGATGGTGAGTGATTCTGTGATTAAGGGCATTGTGAGTGCAGTTGAACAGGAGGCTTCAGAAAGAATTGCTGAAAAAGAGCTGGAGATGGTTGGGCTGAAAGAGACATTGCATTTGTACTGTGTGGGTGAAGATAAAAATGGATCACTGGGGTTCCAAGTACCATCCCATAAGCGAACGAGTGTGAAACAAGGGCTGCCTTTGAGCTTTTCAGGCACTTTAGAAGAGCATGATAGGATGAGGCAATCCTTAAATAGCCTAAGAATTGCAGCTAAGGGACAGTTTAAGAACCTCAAGAAAGAAATTGATCAGATGAGAGGGTGTAGTTCTATAAAGAGGATTAGCTCCAACTCTGAATTGGTAGGATTGGGTGGCATTCTAGATGAGAAGGTATCTGGAAAATGGATGGATGTAGATAGAGCACTTCAGAATTTGAAAACTACACTGGATGCGGTATACAAACAGGTGGATGATATGGTTTACATGTCTAAGGCATCACTTTCTGAGTGGCAGCAGGAGAAGGAGTTTCAAGGAGAAGTTGAAGCTATGGTGATCAGGAATTCTATATGCAGTCTCCAAGAGGAGTTTGAAGAAAAATTGTGGGACCAAAATGCTCAATTCTGTGGAATCCAAATTGTAAGCTGGCTTGAAAAGTTCAATGAGATATCGAGCTTACGCCAAGAATTAGATACGATTTCTAAGTTATTGTCTTCCCCTGAAATTGGGCATCTGATATCACATGGCTACGAGAGCAGTGAGGAATGGAATAATGCTAAAAGGACAGATCATTTCCACCGCAAGGTCTCTGGTTCTCTTTGGGAGGGAAATGGCAAACATGGGGATTCTAAAATCACTTTGCCAGAGAATTTGGAATCTTCCCAACTGAAGCACATGTCAAAGGAagaattgtttaaatattttaaagctGAGATGACCAAGATGAAGAGGAACCATGAGTCTCAAGTGCAAGAGATGACTGAAGAATATTTCATTCTGAAGCGAGAATTGTTTAAAGAAAGGGAAGCTTCTTTGCTGCTGAGGAAGGATAAGGAGTTTGATGTGTTGAAGAAAAAGATACCACAGGTTATCTCAAAACTGGAATATGTCCTTCTGGAAAATGAGAAATTACCTTCAGGCTGTAGTAAGGGTGAGAGTCTTGGCGGTTTGAAAGACAGATTGGACGCCCTGCTATCAGAGAACCGGAAGCTTAGGGACTTGCTTACAGATAAGAAAAAGGAAGTTAAGTGCCTGACAATGCTAGTTTCTGATGCTGCAGAGAAAAAGTCAAAGCATTCTTTGGCGGAGGCAAACTATTCGAAAATGATAGGGAATTTTAAGTGTGCTATAGAAGATGCACATATAGAGGCATTTGTTAGTGATGAGGTTTATAAATGTGTTCTCAGGGAGGTAACAGGCCAGATCAGATGTGACACCGAACAGTCAGATCTGGAGTCTGTTATCATGCAAGATATTTGTGGAATTATTTTCAGAGAAGCTGTTCATGATGCCGAGGCTGCTGTTGAGTGTGGAATTGGAGATTCAGACATGCAGTCTATGATAATGCAAGAACTCTGCAAAATCATATTCAGAGAGGCTTTTAAGGATGCAGCAGCGGAAGTTAATATTTTGAAGACGAAGTATGTTAGTGAAAATGATCTTCGGATGTCCCTTGAAGGGAAAGTGTTGGAAGTAGAAAGAGCATTAAAATCGGAGAATGAAGAGAAAGAAAGACTAAAGCAAGAGATGCTCCTAATGGCATTATCAATGGAAGAAAAGGATAAGTCAGAACTGGAAATAGTAACTGCACTACAAAAGGAGAAGGAGCAGTTTGATCTAACttctcaggaacttcacaggTTAAGAGAGCAGGTCAGTCAGCAGCAGATGTTGATTTCTGATGGCAGTAAAGAATCAGATTTGATGAAGAGCAAATTGGTAGAGGCTCTGGTGAAAATTGATCTATATGAGGGAGAAATCAGCACATTGAATCAGAAGCTAGATTTGACATTGGAGGAATTTAGGGAAACTGATGAAAAAAGAAGGGTCCTTCTTGGTGTTGTCCAAGAGAAGCAAAATATCTTAGCTTTGGCTAAAACAGAAGATTGTGATAACAGGAAAAAGTTGGAATCAATTATTACTCTTGCCCATGGATTATTGAAAGCCATTGCTGACCTTGAATGCAGAGTAATGGAAACTATCAAACGGAATAGTTTCAG ATTGGAAGACTCAACTTCTCAGTTGAGTTCTCTTATCCAGAGAGCTATTGTACTTAGACGGACCGGGGTTCTATACAAGCAGAGGCTTGAAAAGAGATGTTCTGACCTTCAAAAGGCTGAAGCTGAG GTTGATCTTTTGGGGGATGAGGCAGATGCTCTTTTAAGTCTTCTGGAAAAAATATACATAGCACTTGATCATTACTCGCCAATATTGCAGCACTATTCTGGa